In a genomic window of Sphingomonas koreensis:
- a CDS encoding glycosyltransferase family 4 protein — protein MSVSASPLFPTGTARVRSSARPTRVALFSGNYDCVRDGANRALNRLVAHLLDKEGAEVRVFSPRAPKPAFAAAGNVRAVRSLALPGRPEYRLALGLTRAARIELEAFAPDIVHLSAPDLLGRQAQKWARARGIPVVASLHTRFETYPAYYGMGFLRPVIERYLDRFYGDSDLILAPTRPIADELAAKHGAGRVSVWSRGIDPAAFHPSLRDEATRAAFGYAPGDIVPLFFGRLVQEKGLGVFADTIDALQASGHAARPLIVGEGPARGWFEKRLPGAVFAGHLEGAALGRAVASADILINPSVTEAFGNVNLEAMASGLAVVSADVPSASALIADGRTGWLVSPHAPAAYARAVRMLMQEAPLRRAMGAAASMEALRYRWDDVLAGVAADYRRCRSLDAAKVDATPRLLQELAA, from the coding sequence ATGTCTGTATCCGCGTCCCCGCTTTTTCCGACCGGCACCGCGCGCGTCAGGTCCTCGGCACGCCCGACCCGCGTGGCCTTGTTCTCCGGCAATTACGATTGCGTGCGCGACGGCGCCAACCGCGCACTCAACCGGCTGGTGGCGCACCTGCTCGACAAGGAGGGCGCCGAGGTTCGCGTCTTCTCCCCCCGCGCGCCCAAACCCGCCTTCGCCGCTGCGGGCAACGTCCGCGCGGTGCGCTCGCTCGCACTGCCGGGGCGACCCGAATACCGGCTGGCGCTGGGCCTGACGCGCGCGGCAAGGATAGAGCTCGAGGCGTTCGCGCCGGACATCGTCCACCTTTCCGCGCCCGACCTGCTCGGCCGGCAGGCGCAGAAATGGGCGCGGGCGAGGGGGATCCCGGTGGTGGCGAGCCTGCATACCCGGTTCGAGACCTACCCCGCTTATTACGGGATGGGCTTTCTGCGTCCGGTGATCGAACGCTATCTCGACCGCTTCTATGGCGACAGCGACCTGATCCTTGCGCCGACCCGGCCGATCGCCGACGAGCTGGCCGCCAAACATGGCGCCGGCCGCGTGTCGGTCTGGAGCCGCGGGATCGATCCCGCGGCCTTTCACCCTTCGCTGCGCGACGAAGCGACCCGCGCCGCATTCGGCTATGCGCCCGGCGATATCGTTCCGCTCTTCTTCGGGCGGCTGGTGCAGGAGAAGGGCCTTGGCGTGTTCGCCGATACGATCGACGCGTTGCAGGCGTCGGGACATGCCGCGCGTCCGCTGATCGTCGGCGAGGGACCGGCGCGCGGCTGGTTCGAGAAACGGCTGCCCGGCGCGGTCTTTGCCGGGCATCTGGAAGGTGCGGCGCTGGGCCGCGCCGTGGCGAGCGCGGACATCCTGATCAACCCGAGCGTGACCGAGGCGTTCGGCAACGTGAACCTGGAAGCGATGGCGAGCGGCCTCGCGGTGGTTTCCGCCGATGTGCCGAGCGCGTCGGCGCTGATCGCGGACGGCCGGACCGGCTGGCTGGTCTCCCCGCATGCCCCCGCTGCCTATGCGCGCGCCGTGCGGATGCTGATGCAGGAAGCGCCATTGCGCCGCGCCATGGGCGCTGCTGCGAGCATGGAGGCGCTGCGCTATCGCTGGGACGATGTGCTGGCGGGGGTTGCAGCGGATTATCGCCGCTGCCGCTCCCTTGACGCCGCGAAGGTGGACGCGACCCCGCGGTTGCTGCAGGAACTTGCGGCGTGA
- a CDS encoding sigma-70 family RNA polymerase sigma factor, producing MSPDADITGDQIAMRRYARALTRDDPDADDVVQDAILRAIERRKSFKPEFSRRRWLLAIVHNVFISGKRREAAETRRNDRFAETLERNPDLEQEQRVRLSRIASAYASLPEHHRAVLHLTAVEGLTYQEVADVLDIPVGTVMSRLSRAREALKQREQGPSPLRIVGGENG from the coding sequence GTGAGCCCGGATGCCGACATCACCGGCGACCAGATCGCGATGCGCCGCTATGCGCGTGCGCTCACCCGTGACGATCCGGATGCCGACGATGTGGTGCAGGATGCGATCCTGCGGGCGATCGAGCGCAGGAAGAGTTTCAAGCCCGAATTCAGCCGCCGCCGCTGGCTGCTCGCGATCGTCCACAATGTCTTCATCTCGGGCAAGCGCCGCGAGGCGGCCGAAACGCGCCGCAATGATCGCTTCGCCGAGACGCTGGAACGTAACCCCGATCTGGAGCAGGAACAGCGTGTGCGCCTGTCGCGCATCGCCAGCGCATATGCGAGCCTGCCCGAGCATCACCGCGCGGTGCTTCACCTGACCGCGGTTGAAGGGCTGACCTATCAGGAAGTAGCGGACGTGCTCGATATCCCGGTCGGCACGGTGATGTCGCGGCTGTCGCGTGCACGCGAAGCCTTGAAGCAACGGGAACAGGGGCCGTCCCCCTTGCGAATCGTGGGAGGGGAAAATGGCTGA
- a CDS encoding anti-sigma factor family protein encodes MAEQPSEFELHAYIDGQLDPVRRFAIEAQLAQDPERAAWVMGELSDRTALQLLADDPSPAPSAAIEQMARLAEAPSKRFVRRGAIFGGLSLAAAASLVLAWPAGTPGYVDYAVSSHRIAMMRASMPSQIEAPTLNAKEIQSSTSIDLPVLPADWQVTDVQLFPTEEGPALLVAVTAGDGQRMSLFALKSRSDAPKRPSAVREGPQSVAYWRRNDMSYALTGDGDPGAMDARAETLVQTRS; translated from the coding sequence ATGGCTGAGCAACCATCTGAGTTCGAACTGCATGCCTATATCGACGGACAGCTCGATCCCGTGCGCCGCTTCGCGATCGAAGCACAGCTCGCGCAGGATCCCGAGCGGGCCGCATGGGTGATGGGGGAATTGAGCGATCGTACCGCGCTGCAGCTGCTGGCCGACGATCCGAGTCCCGCCCCATCCGCTGCGATCGAACAGATGGCGCGGCTGGCTGAGGCGCCGTCAAAGCGTTTCGTCCGCCGTGGCGCGATCTTCGGCGGACTCTCGCTGGCGGCGGCCGCGTCGCTGGTACTGGCCTGGCCGGCGGGCACGCCCGGCTATGTCGACTATGCGGTCAGCTCGCACCGCATCGCGATGATGCGCGCAAGCATGCCATCGCAGATCGAGGCACCGACCCTGAACGCCAAGGAAATCCAGAGCAGCACCAGCATCGACTTGCCCGTCCTGCCTGCCGATTGGCAAGTGACCGACGTTCAGCTCTTTCCCACGGAGGAGGGGCCGGCGCTGCTGGTCGCGGTGACCGCGGGCGACGGACAGCGCATGTCGCTCTTTGCGCTCAAGTCGCGCAGCGATGCGCCCAAACGGCCGAGCGCGGTGCGTGAAGGGCCGCAGTCGGTGGCCTATTGGCGGCGCAATGACATGTCCTATGCGCTGACCGGCGATGGCGACCCCGGTGCGATGGACGCGCGTGCGGAAACGCTGGTGCAGACCCGCTCCTGA
- a CDS encoding rhodanese-related sulfurtransferase, whose amino-acid sequence MTHHPIRVVALYQFTPFADLEQIKAPLAQACCGLGVKGTLLLAREGINGTIAGSDDAIEQVLAHIRALPGCADIEVKESRAPAMPFHRMKVRLKQEIVTMGQPDIDPLDTGHYVAPADWNALIDRPDTIVIDTRNDYEVALGSFAGAIDPQTRSFRDFPEWFQANRDRLLDGEVKPKIAMFCTGGIRCEKSTAFLKAEGLDEVYHLKGGILAYLETIPPEQSRWEGECFVFDERVSVGHGLTPGDNQLCRACRMPVTPEQRNSPLFVEGISCPACHGERTDEQRARYAERHRQTMLAEARGEAHVGAIHPDHG is encoded by the coding sequence GTGACCCACCACCCGATCCGCGTCGTCGCGCTGTATCAGTTCACCCCCTTTGCGGACCTTGAGCAGATCAAGGCGCCGCTGGCGCAGGCCTGCTGTGGCCTGGGCGTCAAGGGCACGCTGCTGCTGGCCCGCGAGGGCATCAACGGCACGATCGCCGGCAGCGACGACGCCATCGAGCAGGTGCTTGCCCATATCCGTGCCCTGCCCGGTTGCGCCGACATCGAGGTCAAGGAATCGCGCGCGCCGGCGATGCCCTTCCACCGGATGAAGGTTCGGCTCAAGCAGGAGATCGTGACGATGGGTCAGCCCGACATCGATCCGCTCGACACCGGCCATTATGTCGCGCCCGCGGACTGGAACGCGCTGATCGACCGGCCCGACACGATCGTGATCGATACGCGCAACGACTATGAAGTCGCGCTGGGCAGCTTCGCCGGCGCGATCGATCCGCAAACGCGCAGCTTTCGCGATTTCCCGGAATGGTTCCAGGCCAACCGGGACCGGCTGCTGGACGGCGAGGTGAAGCCGAAGATCGCGATGTTCTGCACCGGCGGCATCCGTTGCGAGAAATCCACCGCTTTCCTCAAGGCCGAGGGGCTCGACGAGGTCTATCATCTGAAAGGCGGCATCCTCGCCTATCTCGAGACGATCCCGCCCGAACAGAGCCGGTGGGAGGGCGAGTGTTTCGTCTTCGACGAGCGGGTATCGGTCGGCCACGGCCTTACGCCTGGAGACAACCAGCTTTGCCGCGCCTGCCGCATGCCGGTGACGCCCGAACAGCGCAACTCGCCCCTGTTTGTCGAGGGCATCAGTTGCCCGGCCTGTCATGGAGAGCGCACCGACGAACAGCGCGCGCGCTATGCCGAGCGCCACCGTCAGACGATGCTGGCCGAGGCGCGCGGCGAAGCGCATGTGGGCGCGATCCATCCGGACCACGGCTGA
- the rplA gene encoding 50S ribosomal protein L1 produces the protein MAKLTKKAKAMATAVDREKLYGIDEAIALAQKNATAKFDETIEVALNLGVDPRHADQMVRGVVTLPAGTGKTVRVGVFAKGAKADEAREAGADVVGAEDLLEIVQGGKIEFDRCIATPDMMGLVGRLGKVLGPKGLMPNPKLGTVTMNVAEAVKAAKGGQVEYRVEKAGIIHSGIGKASFSAADLRSNFDALVDAVVKAKPSGAKGKYLRKVAVSSSMGPGVKIDVAEVSAV, from the coding sequence ATGGCAAAGCTGACGAAGAAGGCGAAGGCCATGGCGACCGCGGTTGACCGCGAGAAGCTCTACGGCATCGACGAGGCGATCGCGCTGGCGCAGAAGAACGCCACCGCCAAGTTCGACGAGACGATCGAAGTCGCGCTGAACCTGGGCGTCGATCCGCGTCACGCCGACCAGATGGTCCGTGGCGTCGTCACCCTGCCCGCCGGCACCGGCAAGACCGTGCGCGTGGGCGTGTTCGCCAAGGGCGCAAAGGCTGACGAGGCCCGTGAAGCCGGTGCGGACGTGGTCGGTGCCGAAGACCTGCTCGAAATCGTGCAGGGCGGCAAGATCGAGTTCGATCGCTGCATCGCGACCCCGGACATGATGGGCCTGGTCGGCCGTCTCGGCAAGGTTCTGGGCCCCAAGGGCCTGATGCCGAACCCGAAGCTCGGCACCGTCACCATGAACGTCGCGGAAGCGGTCAAGGCCGCCAAGGGCGGTCAGGTCGAGTATCGCGTCGAAAAGGCCGGCATCATCCATTCGGGCATCGGCAAGGCGTCGTTCTCGGCCGCCGACCTGCGTTCGAACTTCGACGCGCTGGTCGATGCGGTGGTCAAGGCCAAGCCTTCGGGCGCCAAGGGCAAGTATCTGCGCAAGGTCGCGGTCTCGTCCTCGATGGGCCCGGGCGTGAAGATCGACGTCGCCGAGGTTTCGGCGGTCTGA
- the rplK gene encoding 50S ribosomal protein L11: protein MAKKITGYIKLQVPAGAANPSPPIGPALGQRGVNIMEFCKAFNAATDGQEKGTPLPTIITVYADRSFSFETKQPPATYLIKKAVGLKSGSKEPGKVSAGKIKRSQLAEIATAKMKDLNANDIDAATKIIEGSARAMGLEVVEG from the coding sequence ATGGCTAAGAAGATTACGGGCTATATCAAGCTCCAGGTGCCTGCGGGCGCCGCCAATCCGTCGCCGCCCATCGGCCCTGCACTGGGTCAGCGCGGCGTCAACATCATGGAATTCTGCAAGGCGTTCAACGCGGCGACCGATGGCCAGGAGAAGGGCACCCCCCTCCCCACCATCATCACCGTCTATGCCGACCGCAGCTTCTCGTTCGAGACGAAGCAGCCGCCCGCGACCTACCTGATCAAGAAGGCCGTTGGCCTCAAGTCGGGTTCGAAGGAGCCGGGCAAGGTTTCGGCCGGAAAGATCAAGCGCTCGCAGCTCGCCGAAATCGCGACCGCGAAGATGAAGGATCTGAACGCGAACGACATCGACGCTGCGACGAAGATCATTGAAGGCTCCGCCCGCGCGATGGGCCTCGAAGTGGTGGAGGGCTGA
- a CDS encoding YqaA family protein: MFRALYDWTLRLAGHRHADRYLATVSFAESSFFPIPPDVMLVPMVLARRDQAYRIATICTIASVLGGLFGYAIGYFLTGFAHQVLEFFRHGAFEDFTAAYQKYGAALILVKGLTPIPFKLVTIASGLSHYPLGIFILLCTITRGARFFLVAFLLKKYGEPVQKVIEERLNLIGWIVLAALIGGFAVVALV, translated from the coding sequence ATGTTCCGCGCGCTGTACGACTGGACGCTCAGGCTTGCCGGTCATCGCCACGCCGATCGCTATCTGGCGACGGTATCGTTCGCCGAATCGAGCTTCTTCCCGATCCCGCCCGACGTGATGCTGGTGCCGATGGTGCTGGCGCGACGCGACCAGGCGTACCGGATCGCGACGATCTGTACGATCGCGTCGGTGCTGGGCGGGCTGTTCGGCTACGCGATCGGCTATTTCCTCACCGGCTTCGCGCATCAGGTGCTCGAATTCTTCCGTCACGGCGCGTTCGAGGACTTCACTGCGGCCTACCAGAAATATGGCGCGGCGCTGATCCTGGTGAAGGGCCTGACGCCAATCCCGTTCAAGCTGGTGACGATCGCCAGCGGCCTGTCGCACTATCCGCTGGGCATCTTCATACTGCTCTGCACCATCACCCGCGGTGCCCGATTCTTTCTCGTTGCGTTCCTGCTCAAGAAATATGGCGAGCCGGTTCAGAAGGTGATCGAGGAACGGCTGAACCTGATCGGCTGGATCGTTCTTGCGGCGCTGATCGGCGGATTTGCGGTGGTGGCACTGGTCTAG
- the secE gene encoding preprotein translocase subunit SecE, protein MAKTSPLEFMRQVQAETKKVVWPTRKETVMTAVMVLIMATLLGLFFFGVDRAFGAIVNFLLSLAE, encoded by the coding sequence GTGGCCAAGACCAGTCCGCTCGAATTCATGCGCCAGGTTCAGGCAGAGACCAAGAAGGTCGTCTGGCCGACCCGCAAGGAAACCGTGATGACCGCCGTGATGGTGCTGATCATGGCGACGTTGCTCGGCCTGTTCTTCTTCGGCGTTGACCGCGCCTTCGGTGCGATCGTCAACTTCCTGCTCAGCCTGGCTGAGTAA
- the nusG gene encoding transcription termination/antitermination protein NusG, translated as MARWYIIHAYSGFENKVRDQILSDATRLGLDALVEAVEVPVETVTEVRRGKKVQSERKFFPGYVLAKLAMNDDVYHLVKNTPKVTGFLGSSGKPQPISEAEAARILNTKEEAAAAPKTQIKVDYEIGDAVKVLEGPFASFNGVVEELDFDKSKVKVSVSIFGRATPVELDFDQVERSK; from the coding sequence ATGGCGCGCTGGTACATCATTCACGCCTATTCGGGCTTCGAGAACAAGGTGCGGGACCAGATCCTGTCCGATGCGACGCGGCTCGGCCTCGACGCGCTGGTCGAGGCGGTCGAGGTTCCGGTCGAGACCGTGACCGAGGTCCGCCGCGGCAAGAAGGTGCAGTCGGAGCGCAAGTTCTTTCCCGGCTACGTCCTCGCCAAGCTGGCGATGAACGACGACGTCTATCACCTCGTCAAGAACACGCCCAAGGTCACCGGCTTCCTTGGCAGTTCGGGCAAGCCCCAGCCGATCAGTGAGGCCGAGGCCGCGCGCATCCTCAACACCAAGGAGGAAGCCGCCGCCGCGCCCAAGACGCAGATCAAGGTCGATTACGAGATCGGCGACGCGGTCAAGGTCCTGGAAGGCCCGTTCGCGAGCTTCAACGGCGTGGTCGAGGAACTCGATTTCGACAAGTCCAAGGTCAAGGTCAGTGTGTCGATCTTCGGTCGCGCGACCCCGGTGGAGCTGGACTTCGACCAGGTGGAACGGTCGAAGTAA
- a CDS encoding EAL domain-containing protein, with protein MLRVLSCLTTEHDFGLVIVAGLVCLLSMVTAFLLAAQIGEMRARQRLRWLAALGFVSGGGIWATHFIAMLAYQPHLPTAYDPLRTILSVGVGVAASTLAWRAFFAKRAIWRLAAPAVFAIGVAAMHKTGMTALQTTGRITYDGTMIAASVAVGVVLSYAGFHIVKLRWRRIPILPALGLVLAICAIHFGAMAAVTIYPEAGRTIDPGTIESGTLALLIATLAAAILGVGLVTAMAEARIARHTRHETDRLKSFSESALEALAILENDVIVDANTTFWGLAGYDPVHPPEGLNLAELLPDLAGDTPQRRGPGFFNARLRARDGERIDVEMAFRRGQLLGVDRDLVVLRDVSEQTAAAARIAHLAAHDPLTGAANRLSLSHLLADALSRSTEQAPVALLCLDLDRFKAVNDIHGHGTGDALLVEVTRRIRECMTGNEALARLGGDEFAIVQPGGDQPHRAASLALRILDALAVPMQVAGRSIRTGASIGIAIHPDHAATAEELHTKADLALYRAKAHGRGTMRFFDATMDAQLVRRLELEHDLQFALQRGELSLVYQPFACLVTGAVIGFEALLRWTHPQHGEIPPAEFIPLAEDGGMIVPIGEWVLRSACREAGRWRQPLKLSVNLSPAQIAQADITEVIASALADAKLDPRRLDLEVTEGLLVGDPDGTLAALRRIKALGVGIAMDDFGTGFSSLAYFRVFPFDEVKIDRSFIEQVTVSRESLAIVRAVIGLGKGLGMSIIAEGVETEAQMQLLLAEGCDKIQGFLVGRPRPIGDYRRNVLIQPQAPAANPPGWVGDWARLALHQNTAVQPAARSAAA; from the coding sequence GTGCTTCGTGTGCTTTCCTGCCTGACGACAGAGCATGACTTCGGACTCGTCATCGTGGCGGGGCTCGTCTGCCTGTTGTCGATGGTAACCGCATTCCTGCTCGCTGCGCAGATCGGGGAGATGCGCGCCCGGCAGCGACTGCGCTGGCTCGCTGCGCTCGGCTTCGTTTCCGGCGGCGGGATCTGGGCGACGCATTTCATCGCGATGCTTGCCTATCAGCCGCACTTGCCGACGGCGTACGATCCATTGCGCACGATCCTGTCGGTCGGGGTCGGCGTGGCGGCATCGACCCTGGCATGGCGTGCCTTCTTCGCGAAACGTGCGATCTGGCGGCTGGCGGCGCCGGCGGTGTTCGCGATCGGCGTCGCGGCGATGCACAAGACCGGGATGACCGCGCTCCAGACCACCGGTCGCATCACCTATGACGGTACGATGATCGCCGCCTCGGTCGCGGTCGGGGTGGTGCTGAGCTATGCCGGATTCCATATCGTGAAGCTGCGCTGGCGGCGGATCCCGATATTGCCGGCGCTCGGCCTGGTGCTGGCGATCTGCGCCATCCATTTCGGCGCGATGGCGGCGGTGACGATCTACCCCGAAGCGGGGCGGACGATCGACCCCGGCACGATCGAATCGGGGACGCTGGCATTGCTGATCGCGACGCTGGCGGCGGCGATCCTGGGGGTCGGCCTGGTGACGGCGATGGCCGAAGCGCGCATCGCTCGGCATACCCGGCACGAGACCGATCGCCTGAAGAGCTTCAGCGAAAGCGCGCTGGAGGCGCTGGCGATCCTGGAGAACGACGTGATCGTCGATGCCAACACCACCTTCTGGGGGCTGGCGGGCTATGATCCGGTTCACCCGCCCGAAGGACTGAATCTCGCCGAGCTGTTGCCCGATCTGGCCGGCGACACGCCGCAGCGGCGCGGCCCCGGCTTCTTCAATGCCCGGCTGCGCGCCCGCGATGGCGAGCGGATCGATGTCGAGATGGCGTTCCGGCGCGGGCAGTTGCTGGGGGTCGACCGCGACCTGGTGGTGCTGCGCGACGTTTCTGAGCAGACCGCGGCGGCGGCCCGGATCGCGCACCTTGCCGCACACGACCCGCTGACCGGCGCGGCCAACCGGCTGAGCCTCAGCCATCTGCTCGCCGACGCGCTGAGCCGCTCTACCGAGCAGGCGCCGGTCGCGCTGCTCTGCCTCGACCTCGACCGGTTCAAGGCGGTCAACGACATTCACGGCCACGGTACCGGCGATGCGCTGCTGGTCGAGGTGACGCGGCGCATCCGCGAGTGCATGACCGGCAACGAGGCGCTGGCGCGGCTGGGCGGGGACGAGTTCGCCATCGTTCAGCCCGGCGGCGACCAGCCGCATCGCGCCGCGTCGCTTGCGCTGCGGATCCTCGATGCCCTGGCGGTGCCGATGCAGGTCGCGGGGCGATCGATCCGCACGGGGGCGAGCATCGGCATCGCCATCCATCCCGATCACGCCGCCACCGCGGAGGAGCTGCATACCAAGGCGGACCTCGCGCTCTACCGGGCCAAGGCGCATGGGCGGGGCACGATGCGCTTCTTCGACGCGACGATGGACGCGCAGCTGGTGCGGCGGCTGGAGCTGGAGCATGATCTGCAATTCGCGCTCCAGCGCGGCGAACTGAGCCTCGTCTACCAGCCCTTTGCGTGCCTGGTGACGGGCGCGGTCATCGGGTTCGAGGCGCTGTTGCGCTGGACCCATCCCCAACATGGCGAGATCCCGCCCGCCGAGTTCATCCCGCTTGCCGAGGACGGCGGGATGATCGTGCCGATCGGCGAGTGGGTGCTGCGCAGCGCATGCCGCGAGGCGGGACGCTGGCGGCAGCCGCTCAAGCTGTCGGTGAACCTTTCGCCCGCGCAGATCGCCCAGGCGGACATCACCGAGGTGATCGCGTCGGCGCTGGCGGATGCGAAGCTCGATCCGCGACGGCTCGATCTCGAGGTGACCGAGGGGCTGCTGGTCGGCGATCCTGACGGGACGTTGGCGGCGCTGCGCCGGATCAAGGCGCTGGGCGTCGGGATCGCGATGGACGATTTCGGGACCGGCTTCTCCTCGCTCGCCTATTTCCGCGTCTTCCCGTTCGACGAGGTCAAGATCGACCGCTCGTTCATCGAACAGGTGACGGTGAGCCGCGAATCGCTCGCGATCGTCCGGGCGGTGATCGGACTGGGCAAGGGCCTTGGGATGTCGATCATCGCCGAGGGAGTGGAGACCGAAGCGCAGATGCAGCTTCTGCTGGCCGAGGGCTGCGACAAGATTCAGGGCTTTCTGGTCGGGAGGCCGAGGCCGATCGGCGACTATCGGCGCAATGTGCTGATCCAGCCCCAGGCACCCGCCGCAAACCCGCCCGGCTGGGTCGGCGACTGGGCGCGGCTGGCACTGCACCAGAACACCGCGGTTCAGCCTGCCGCCCGTTCCGCCGCAGCCTGA
- a CDS encoding putative bifunctional diguanylate cyclase/phosphodiesterase: MLAANVMGAALVTLNFAPSFPLWKLASWSALVAAVGVTVAFRRLAVRHRTERTASLKDVRETALDGISLGAVWSIAPLFFGPSSTADQAAALWIILSILMAASAVAMAALPLATIAFLAVLGGSAAVSLALTTAPALGAASLLFTALLIIACFSRGKALVVIRANEIALAERDETVSLLLREFEDKGSDWLWETDAQRRVVRANPRFAVSLGVDPKAINGMPFLQVLAGTAWESGNFSQGLREMAERLKLREPFRDLLLPVYVDGAERWWEMTGSPRFNEEGGYVGFRGVGSDVTEARKTADQISRMARYDPLTGLPNRLLINEALSVAMGEADKWGSRCAFMMIDLDRFKAVNDTLGHPVGDRLLMRVSERLKQLMTANDVIGRLGGDEFAVVVRDATDSAAVERLARTIIDVLSQPYDVDQHTLFIGASVGLAIGPRDGRTAEMLIRSADLALYRSKDAGGGVYHAYEPELHVQAEERRVLEMALRAALENDQFHLLYQPVVQAGSGQLTGFEALLRWTHPELGNISPAKFVPLAEEARLIAPIGEWVLRAACMEAASWDDPIRVAVNVSPDQLHNPAFASFVAAALRDSGLRPDRLELEVTESVFMREGTAAVSTLETILDMGVRLSLDDFGTGYSSLGYLSRTRFSSIKVDRSFVQGASKGSKEAIAIIRAVVALADSLGMATTAEGVETEDEHRLIQALGCTKVQGYYFGRPLPVVEARGLAIRGASSSASVAA, encoded by the coding sequence ATGCTGGCCGCAAATGTGATGGGCGCCGCCCTTGTCACCCTCAATTTCGCACCCAGCTTCCCGCTATGGAAGCTTGCAAGCTGGAGCGCGCTGGTCGCCGCCGTCGGCGTGACCGTCGCCTTCCGCCGGCTCGCCGTGCGCCACCGGACCGAACGGACCGCCAGCCTCAAGGACGTGCGCGAGACCGCGCTCGACGGCATTTCACTCGGCGCGGTCTGGTCAATCGCCCCCCTGTTCTTCGGCCCGTCTTCCACTGCCGATCAGGCAGCGGCGCTCTGGATCATCCTGTCGATCCTGATGGCCGCCTCCGCGGTCGCAATGGCAGCACTGCCGCTTGCGACGATCGCGTTCCTCGCCGTTCTGGGCGGATCTGCCGCGGTGTCGCTCGCGCTCACCACCGCACCTGCGCTGGGTGCGGCATCCCTGCTGTTCACGGCGCTGCTCATCATTGCCTGCTTCTCGCGCGGCAAGGCGCTGGTGGTGATCCGCGCGAACGAGATCGCTCTTGCCGAGCGTGACGAGACCGTCAGCCTGCTGCTGCGCGAGTTCGAGGACAAGGGCTCCGACTGGCTCTGGGAAACCGACGCGCAGCGCCGGGTGGTTCGCGCCAATCCGCGCTTCGCGGTCTCGCTGGGGGTCGATCCCAAGGCGATCAATGGAATGCCCTTCCTCCAGGTGCTGGCCGGCACCGCGTGGGAGAGCGGCAATTTCTCGCAGGGGCTGCGCGAGATGGCCGAGCGCCTCAAGCTGCGCGAGCCGTTCCGCGACCTGCTGCTCCCGGTCTATGTCGATGGCGCCGAACGCTGGTGGGAGATGACCGGGTCGCCGCGGTTCAACGAGGAAGGCGGCTATGTCGGCTTCCGCGGCGTCGGCTCCGACGTGACCGAGGCCCGCAAAACGGCCGACCAGATCAGCCGCATGGCGCGCTACGACCCGCTCACCGGACTGCCCAACCGCCTGCTGATCAACGAAGCACTGAGCGTGGCGATGGGGGAGGCCGACAAATGGGGCTCGCGCTGCGCCTTCATGATGATCGACCTCGATCGCTTCAAGGCGGTGAACGACACGCTCGGCCATCCGGTCGGCGACCGGCTCCTGATGCGCGTGTCGGAGCGGCTCAAGCAGCTGATGACCGCCAACGACGTGATCGGGCGGCTGGGCGGCGACGAGTTCGCCGTGGTGGTCCGCGACGCGACCGACAGTGCCGCGGTCGAGCGGCTTGCCCGCACGATCATCGACGTGCTCTCCCAGCCCTATGACGTCGATCAGCACACGCTGTTCATCGGCGCCAGCGTCGGCCTGGCGATCGGCCCGCGCGACGGGCGAACCGCAGAGATGCTGATCCGTTCGGCGGATCTCGCGCTCTACCGGTCCAAGGATGCGGGCGGCGGCGTCTATCACGCCTATGAGCCCGAGCTGCATGTCCAGGCCGAGGAACGCCGCGTCCTCGAAATGGCGCTGCGCGCCGCGCTCGAGAATGACCAGTTCCATCTCCTCTACCAGCCTGTGGTCCAGGCGGGCAGCGGACAGCTGACCGGGTTCGAGGCGCTGCTGCGCTGGACGCATCCGGAACTCGGCAACATCTCTCCCGCCAAGTTCGTGCCGCTGGCCGAGGAAGCGCGGCTGATCGCGCCGATCGGTGAATGGGTGCTGCGCGCCGCCTGCATGGAAGCCGCGTCCTGGGACGACCCGATCCGCGTCGCGGTGAACGTCAGCCCCGATCAGCTTCACAATCCCGCCTTCGCCTCTTTCGTCGCGGCCGCGCTGCGCGACAGCGGGTTGCGCCCCGACCGGCTCGAGCTCGAAGTGACCGAAAGCGTGTTCATGCGCGAGGGCACCGCCGCGGTGAGCACGCTCGAGACGATCCTCGACATGGGGGTGCGCCTCAGCCTCGACGATTTCGGAACCGGCTATTCCTCGCTCGGCTATCTCAGCCGCACGCGCTTCTCGTCGATCAAGGTCGATCGCAGCTTCGTGCAGGGCGCATCCAAGGGGAGCAAGGAAGCGATCGCGATCATCCGCGCCGTCGTCGCGCTTGCCGACAGCCTCGGCATGGCGACCACCGCCGAGGGTGTCGAGACCGAGGACGAGCACCGCCTGATCCAGGCGCTGGGCTGCACCAAGGTGCAAGGCTACTATTTCGGCCGCCCGCTCCCCGTCGTCGAAGCCCGCGGCCTCGCCATCCGCGGCGCCAGCAGCAGCGCCAGCGTCGCCGCCTGA